The Opitutales bacterium ASA1 genome window below encodes:
- a CDS encoding methyl-accepting chemotaxis protein, producing MLSVLRLGPRLTACFGGLLVLMIGGFGLGVVQMSGLNERTDTIVHRNWVAADMAMDLRDLPVSNALAALDLFRLDDIDEIERVVDEIGGRRTKFVDELQRLREVLVSEEEQAVLVGIEEALPVFDQSLERAIESFLNGRKAQGVEVLGRETLVQLAPLQLQLATLFEMQGRDMEASGAAALQAFRSGRAALVALGVGAVALGLIFAVAVTRSITRPLARAQGLVEAIARGDLTRRVKPSGRDEIAAISEALNSMAGDLEASIRTVSANASALERSSKELETVSTHVNDNSERTAQQSTVVASAAEQVSASVATVATGAEEMSASIREIAHQAANAAKVASRAAEAAAGTNATIVKLGESSVEIGNVIKVITAIAQQTNLLALNATIEAARAGEAGKGFAVVASEVKDLAKQTAAATEEIRNRIEGIQHDSQGAVGAIRQIGAVIEEINQIQTAIASAVEEQAATMNEISNNSSEAARGSSEIAANILNVSEAARGSSEAAGRTAASSEELTSLASDLGRVVGKFELSDDAADGPNLSSEETGDASRGDKRASSWWRGRRWFGRRRGVARVD from the coding sequence ATGCTTTCCGTACTTCGTCTTGGACCCCGTCTCACCGCCTGTTTCGGCGGACTGCTCGTGCTCATGATCGGAGGCTTTGGTCTCGGTGTCGTGCAAATGTCCGGGTTGAACGAACGCACCGACACGATCGTCCATCGCAACTGGGTCGCCGCGGACATGGCGATGGATCTGCGCGATTTGCCGGTTTCGAATGCTCTCGCGGCCTTGGATCTCTTTCGGCTCGACGACATCGACGAGATCGAGCGCGTGGTGGACGAGATCGGCGGACGGCGGACGAAGTTCGTCGACGAGCTGCAGCGCTTGCGGGAAGTCCTCGTTTCGGAGGAGGAGCAGGCCGTCTTGGTCGGGATCGAGGAGGCGCTCCCGGTATTCGACCAGTCGTTGGAGCGTGCGATCGAATCGTTTCTGAACGGTCGCAAGGCCCAGGGCGTAGAGGTCTTGGGTCGCGAGACGCTGGTGCAGCTCGCACCGCTGCAACTGCAACTTGCGACCTTGTTCGAGATGCAGGGCCGCGACATGGAGGCGAGCGGTGCGGCGGCGTTGCAGGCGTTTCGCTCCGGACGTGCGGCACTGGTGGCTTTGGGAGTCGGTGCTGTGGCCTTGGGGTTGATCTTCGCCGTGGCCGTCACGCGGAGCATCACGCGCCCGTTGGCGCGTGCGCAGGGTTTGGTGGAAGCGATTGCGCGTGGCGATCTCACGCGGCGCGTGAAGCCTTCCGGGCGCGACGAGATCGCGGCGATTTCCGAGGCTCTCAACAGCATGGCGGGGGATTTGGAGGCCAGCATCCGCACGGTGTCGGCCAACGCTTCGGCGTTGGAACGCTCCTCCAAGGAACTGGAGACGGTGAGCACGCACGTGAACGACAACTCGGAGCGAACCGCTCAGCAGTCGACGGTCGTGGCGAGTGCGGCCGAGCAGGTGAGCGCGAGCGTTGCCACCGTCGCCACCGGTGCCGAAGAGATGAGTGCTTCGATCCGGGAAATTGCGCATCAGGCGGCGAACGCGGCCAAAGTCGCTTCGCGCGCCGCGGAGGCGGCGGCCGGCACCAACGCCACCATCGTGAAGCTCGGCGAGTCGAGCGTGGAGATCGGCAACGTCATCAAAGTCATCACGGCCATCGCGCAACAGACCAATCTGTTGGCGCTCAACGCCACGATCGAAGCGGCGCGCGCGGGCGAGGCCGGCAAAGGCTTCGCGGTGGTCGCGAGCGAAGTGAAGGATTTGGCCAAGCAAACCGCGGCTGCCACCGAGGAGATCCGCAACCGCATCGAAGGTATCCAGCACGATTCGCAAGGTGCCGTCGGAGCGATCCGACAGATCGGCGCCGTGATCGAGGAGATCAATCAGATCCAAACCGCGATCGCTTCCGCGGTGGAGGAGCAGGCGGCGACGATGAACGAGATCTCCAACAATTCGTCGGAGGCCGCGCGCGGTAGTTCCGAGATCGCGGCCAACATATTGAACGTTTCCGAAGCGGCCCGTGGTTCGAGCGAAGCAGCGGGACGGACGGCGGCATCGTCCGAAGAACTCACGTCGCTCGCGAGCGACCTCGGACGCGTGGTGGGCAAGTTCGAATTGAGCGACGACGCGGCGGACGGGCCGAACCTCTCGTCCGAGGAGACGGGCGATGCATCCCGCGGCGACAAGCGTGCCTCCTCTTGGTGGCGCGGCAGGCGCTGGTTCGGCCGCCGCCGGGGCGTCGCGCGCGTGGATTGA
- a CDS encoding Gfo/Idh/MocA family oxidoreductase, with protein sequence MGNPTTKHTKAVRLAIVGAGGMANTHATQFKAIRGCRLTAVVEIDDARRAAFAATHGIPAQFATVDELLAADVADAVTIVTPDAFHAPLSIRCLRAGLHVMCEKPLALDYAEARRMVAAAKTAERINLVNFSYRNWPCIHAVAQLVHEGTLGQIRHVEASYLQSWLSSNAWGEWRTTPAWLWRLSRRHGSAGVLGDIGVHIVDFATYPAGSLRSVFANLATFAKAPRNRVGEYRLDANDSAVLNVEFANGALGVIHTTRWSTGHLNRLHLKISGTLGGAEIDSERSTTSYRVCLGQDVHTATWRDVEARPTATNYQRFIRSIRTGRNEQPDFARGAEVQRVLDAAFTSAQSRRPVALRGR encoded by the coding sequence ATGGGCAACCCCACCACCAAGCACACCAAGGCCGTGCGCCTCGCCATCGTCGGCGCCGGCGGCATGGCCAACACCCACGCCACCCAATTCAAGGCCATCCGCGGCTGCCGTCTCACGGCCGTGGTCGAGATCGACGACGCACGACGCGCCGCGTTCGCTGCGACGCACGGCATCCCGGCACAATTCGCCACGGTCGACGAACTGCTCGCCGCCGATGTCGCCGACGCCGTCACCATCGTCACCCCGGATGCGTTTCACGCGCCGCTCTCGATTCGATGCCTACGCGCCGGCCTGCACGTGATGTGCGAGAAACCCCTCGCGCTCGACTACGCCGAAGCGCGTCGCATGGTCGCCGCCGCGAAGACCGCCGAGCGCATCAACCTCGTCAACTTCTCCTACCGCAACTGGCCTTGCATCCACGCCGTAGCCCAACTGGTCCACGAAGGCACGCTCGGCCAGATCCGGCACGTCGAGGCGAGCTACCTCCAGTCTTGGCTCTCCAGCAACGCGTGGGGCGAATGGCGCACCACGCCCGCATGGTTGTGGCGACTCTCGCGTCGCCACGGCAGCGCCGGGGTGCTCGGAGACATCGGCGTACACATCGTGGATTTCGCGACGTACCCCGCCGGCTCCCTTCGCTCGGTCTTCGCCAACCTCGCGACGTTCGCCAAGGCACCCCGCAATCGGGTCGGCGAATACCGCCTCGACGCCAACGACTCCGCCGTCCTCAACGTCGAGTTCGCCAACGGCGCGCTCGGCGTCATCCACACGACGCGTTGGTCGACCGGGCACCTCAACCGCCTTCACTTGAAGATCTCGGGCACGCTCGGCGGCGCCGAAATCGACTCCGAACGCTCCACCACGTCCTACCGCGTCTGCCTCGGTCAAGACGTCCACACCGCCACTTGGCGGGACGTGGAAGCGAGACCCACGGCCACCAACTACCAGCGCTTCATCCGCAGCATCCGCACCGGACGCAACGAACAGCCCGACTTCGCCCGCGGCGCCGAAGTGCAGCGCGTGTTGGACGCGGCGTTCACTTCGGCCCAGTCCCGCAGACCCGTCGCGCTGCGCGGCCGATGA
- a CDS encoding uracil-DNA glycosylase family protein, whose protein sequence is MPASPSVSNRLERHVRHLLACRACPRMESQPVSGGPVVSPIVLVGQAPGTREPVLGRPFAWTAGRKLFKWLEQATGLDETRARQRIYFAAVCRCFPGKSTHGSGDRVPAPDEVANCSRWLEAECEILRPSLLLLVGRLAIERFHPPAPLHERVGRILPATIAGNVVDTLPLPHPSGASPWPYQEPGRTLLAGALRLLAAHPATHVITREA, encoded by the coding sequence ATGCCCGCGTCTCCGTCCGTCAGCAACCGTCTCGAGCGCCACGTGCGACACCTGCTCGCATGCCGCGCTTGTCCGCGCATGGAATCGCAACCCGTGAGCGGCGGTCCCGTCGTCTCGCCGATCGTGCTCGTCGGACAGGCTCCCGGCACACGAGAACCGGTACTCGGTCGTCCCTTCGCGTGGACCGCCGGGCGCAAGCTCTTCAAATGGCTCGAGCAGGCGACCGGCCTCGATGAGACCCGCGCCCGCCAACGCATCTACTTCGCCGCCGTCTGCCGGTGTTTTCCCGGCAAGAGCACTCACGGGTCGGGCGATCGTGTCCCTGCACCCGACGAGGTGGCGAACTGCTCGCGCTGGCTCGAGGCCGAGTGCGAGATTCTCCGCCCGAGCCTGCTCCTGCTCGTGGGTCGGCTCGCGATCGAACGCTTCCATCCGCCCGCGCCGCTGCACGAACGCGTCGGCCGCATCCTCCCCGCCACGATCGCCGGAAACGTCGTCGACACGCTGCCGCTCCCGCATCCGTCCGGTGCCTCGCCGTGGCCTTACCAAGAACCGGGACGCACCTTGCTCGCCGGAGCGTTGCGACTGCTCGCCGCCCACCCGGCGACGCACGTGATCACGCGAGAAGCATGA
- a CDS encoding carboxylesterase/lipase family protein: MASTRSGLVRGYVDDGILAFKGIPYGADTATRRFRPPLPPTPWSGVRDATEFGPRAVQPAGRRAAPAEQASLAPGEIESEDCLRLNVWTPALRAGDSPRPVLVYFHGGAYNGGTVNEDVYDGARLCRRGDVVVVTVNHRLNGFGFLYLAELGGPEYADSGNVGMLDLILALEWVRDNIAEFGGDPGAVTIFGQSGGGAKCATLMAMPAARGLFHRVWTMSGQQIAGRDPGRATQTAREFLDRLGLALEDLHELDAMPRERLVEAMRGGTWNPVTDGRSLPRHPFQPDASPLSRDIPMVMGNTLHETRNLVGGGDPSLFALDWEQLPGRLERSVGQFMEGLRPADVVSAYRSWYPGYDASDVFFAATTAARSWKSMVVQLDVRAAHSEAPTWVYHLHWPSPVDDGKWGAPHGLDIPLVFDNPEHHRLSRDVGAPARQMARLMSDSLLAFAKHGDPNAPGIPRWPAYTLEQRPVMIFDLPPRVEADARGRERLLFAPAPYVQPGT, encoded by the coding sequence GTGGCGTCGACACGCTCCGGCCTCGTCCGCGGCTACGTCGACGACGGCATCCTCGCCTTCAAGGGCATCCCGTACGGCGCGGACACGGCCACACGCCGCTTTCGGCCGCCGCTTCCGCCGACTCCGTGGAGCGGCGTACGCGACGCCACCGAGTTCGGACCTCGGGCCGTCCAACCCGCCGGCAGACGTGCCGCCCCGGCCGAGCAGGCTTCGCTCGCCCCGGGCGAGATCGAGAGCGAGGACTGCCTCCGGCTCAACGTATGGACTCCGGCACTACGGGCGGGGGACTCGCCGCGGCCCGTGCTGGTCTACTTTCACGGCGGAGCGTACAACGGTGGCACCGTCAACGAGGACGTCTACGACGGCGCGAGACTCTGCCGGCGCGGCGACGTGGTCGTCGTCACAGTCAACCACCGGCTCAACGGCTTCGGCTTCCTTTACCTCGCCGAACTCGGCGGACCGGAATACGCCGACTCCGGCAACGTCGGCATGCTCGACCTGATCCTCGCGCTCGAATGGGTCCGCGACAACATCGCCGAATTCGGTGGCGATCCCGGTGCCGTCACGATCTTCGGCCAGTCCGGCGGCGGCGCGAAGTGCGCCACGCTCATGGCGATGCCGGCCGCACGCGGCCTGTTCCACCGCGTCTGGACGATGAGCGGACAGCAGATCGCCGGCCGCGATCCCGGCCGCGCCACGCAGACCGCACGCGAGTTCCTCGATCGCCTCGGCCTCGCGCTGGAGGACCTGCACGAACTCGACGCGATGCCGCGCGAGCGCCTCGTCGAAGCGATGCGAGGCGGCACGTGGAACCCCGTCACCGATGGTCGATCGCTTCCGCGCCACCCGTTTCAACCGGACGCGTCTCCACTTTCTCGAGACATTCCCATGGTGATGGGCAACACGCTCCACGAGACGCGCAACCTCGTCGGCGGCGGCGACCCGAGCCTGTTCGCACTCGATTGGGAGCAACTCCCCGGTCGACTCGAGCGCAGCGTCGGGCAGTTCATGGAAGGGCTTCGCCCGGCGGACGTCGTTTCCGCCTACCGGTCGTGGTATCCTGGATACGACGCGAGCGACGTTTTCTTCGCTGCCACGACCGCCGCACGCTCGTGGAAGAGCATGGTCGTACAACTCGACGTCCGAGCCGCCCACTCCGAAGCCCCCACGTGGGTCTACCATCTGCATTGGCCGTCTCCCGTCGACGACGGCAAGTGGGGCGCACCCCACGGTCTCGACATCCCACTCGTCTTCGACAACCCCGAGCACCACCGCCTCTCCCGCGACGTCGGCGCACCGGCACGCCAGATGGCTCGCCTCATGAGCGACTCGCTCCTCGCCTTCGCGAAACACGGCGACCCGAACGCACCCGGCATACCGCGATGGCCCGCCTACACGCTCGAACAGCGCCCGGTCATGATCTTCGATCTACCGCCGCGCGTGGAGGCGGACGCACGAGGGCGCGAACGTCTCCTGTTCGCTCCCGCCCCTTACGTCCAGCCCGGTACTTAG
- a CDS encoding replication-associated recombination protein A, producing the protein MPSADQGELFFSEPPPPAGTRGGGDSREARAHQPLAARMRPRRLAEVVGQQHILRPGSLLPRLVAANRFGSLLFYGPPGCGKTSIAEAIAAETGSRFVRLNAVMSNVAELRDVLAVARRMPEARTILFIDEIHRFNKSQQDLLLPDVEEGAIRLVGATTHNPGFYVNPPLLSRSHLFRLEPLSAATVAGVLARALADTERGLGARRHAADEKVLTDLAVLCDGDLRRALNALEVVALSLEEGAPITQAEIAIFAQERRIRYDADEDEHYDTISAFIKSVRGSDPDAALYWLAKMLEGGEDPRFVARRLVILASEDVGLADPLALPVAVAAHHAADFVGMPEAGLNLAHATLHLATAPKSNSATLGLGAAQKAIREQPVQAVPTALRDKGGQASKRAGHGKGYRYSHDHPSNISGQDYLERPLELYVPKAVGFEARIVERLAQWKELKRAIQTREAERRSGKTG; encoded by the coding sequence ATGCCGTCCGCCGATCAGGGAGAACTGTTTTTCTCCGAACCGCCGCCACCTGCCGGGACGCGCGGCGGCGGCGACTCGCGCGAGGCGCGGGCACATCAGCCGTTGGCTGCGCGGATGCGGCCGCGGCGGCTCGCGGAGGTCGTGGGGCAACAACACATCCTCCGACCGGGTTCGCTGCTGCCGCGTCTGGTGGCGGCCAATCGCTTCGGCAGCTTGTTGTTTTACGGCCCGCCGGGTTGCGGGAAGACGAGCATCGCGGAGGCGATCGCGGCGGAGACGGGCAGCCGATTCGTGCGGCTCAACGCCGTGATGTCCAACGTCGCCGAGTTGCGCGACGTGCTCGCGGTGGCGCGTCGCATGCCGGAGGCGCGGACGATCCTCTTCATCGACGAGATCCACCGCTTCAACAAATCCCAACAGGATCTGCTCCTGCCGGACGTCGAGGAGGGCGCGATCCGGCTCGTCGGCGCGACGACGCACAATCCCGGTTTCTACGTCAATCCGCCGCTGCTCAGCCGCAGCCATCTGTTCCGGCTGGAGCCGCTCTCGGCCGCGACCGTCGCCGGGGTTCTCGCGCGTGCGCTGGCAGACACCGAGCGCGGACTCGGCGCGCGACGACATGCGGCGGACGAAAAGGTCCTCACCGATCTCGCGGTCTTGTGCGATGGCGATTTGCGGCGCGCGCTCAACGCGCTGGAGGTCGTCGCGTTGAGCCTGGAGGAAGGTGCGCCGATCACGCAGGCCGAGATCGCGATCTTCGCGCAGGAGCGGCGCATCCGCTACGACGCGGACGAGGACGAGCACTACGACACCATTTCCGCGTTCATCAAGAGCGTGCGCGGCAGCGATCCGGACGCGGCGCTCTACTGGCTGGCCAAGATGTTGGAGGGCGGCGAGGACCCGCGTTTCGTGGCGCGCCGGTTGGTGATCTTGGCTTCCGAGGACGTGGGGCTGGCGGATCCGCTCGCGTTGCCGGTGGCGGTCGCGGCGCATCACGCGGCCGATTTCGTGGGTATGCCCGAGGCGGGACTCAATCTCGCGCACGCCACGCTGCACCTCGCGACTGCGCCGAAGAGCAACAGCGCCACCCTCGGTCTCGGCGCGGCGCAAAAGGCGATTCGCGAACAGCCGGTTCAGGCCGTTCCGACGGCGCTGCGCGACAAAGGCGGGCAGGCGTCGAAGCGCGCCGGGCACGGCAAGGGCTACCGTTACAGCCACGATCATCCGTCGAACATTTCCGGGCAGGATTACCTCGAGCGGCCGCTCGAGTTGTACGTGCCGAAGGCGGTGGGTTTCGAAGCGCGGATCGTCGAGCGGCTGGCACAGTGGAAGGAACTCAAGCGCGCGATTCAGACGCGAGAGGCGGAGCGGCGTTCTGGAAAAACCGGGTAA
- a CDS encoding ROK family glucokinase produces MSVPRGVFIGTDSGATTSKTGGVWADGSTISTHLRQSATNSQAGTQAVVRGWIEGVEGFLGDNGLSWDQVLGVGLAIPGPYKSYGVLDRSANLPLSFEGWDFHRDYGAALAEKAARPIPLVVGNDGNYGGVAEAQRVRGDRKASVLMLAPGSGLGCAYVDANGLPLDGDTLAGMEAGHMPSPLQLLGGVRPYRCGCGRDWGCVEAYTTISGLPQLLEDMLAKHPGHELASSTAPIKEKVLSLRSRAQKGDALALDIFDFQARALGLHVANLAMALDPEFVVIGGGLIDPESTTPEFRERYLGGIRSAALPYLFPAQREKLKIVAASLGELSQAIGAALVALYSARAR; encoded by the coding sequence ATGAGCGTACCCCGAGGCGTTTTCATCGGCACCGACAGCGGTGCCACCACATCCAAGACGGGCGGAGTCTGGGCCGACGGCTCCACCATCTCCACGCATCTTCGCCAGAGCGCGACGAACTCGCAGGCCGGCACGCAGGCCGTCGTCCGCGGATGGATCGAGGGCGTGGAAGGATTTCTCGGCGACAACGGGCTGTCGTGGGACCAAGTGTTGGGAGTGGGCCTCGCGATCCCGGGGCCGTACAAGAGCTACGGAGTGCTCGATCGATCGGCCAACCTGCCGCTCTCGTTCGAGGGCTGGGACTTCCACCGCGACTACGGTGCGGCGCTCGCGGAGAAGGCCGCGCGCCCGATCCCGCTCGTCGTAGGCAACGACGGCAACTACGGGGGCGTCGCCGAGGCTCAGCGCGTGCGCGGCGATCGCAAGGCTTCGGTGCTGATGCTCGCACCCGGCTCCGGGCTGGGGTGCGCCTACGTCGATGCCAATGGTCTGCCGTTGGACGGAGACACGCTCGCCGGGATGGAGGCGGGGCACATGCCCTCGCCGTTGCAGTTGCTGGGCGGGGTGCGCCCGTATCGGTGTGGGTGCGGACGCGATTGGGGCTGTGTCGAAGCCTACACTACGATCTCGGGCTTGCCGCAACTGCTCGAAGACATGCTCGCCAAGCACCCGGGTCACGAGCTGGCCTCTTCAACCGCGCCGATCAAGGAAAAGGTATTGTCTCTGCGCAGCCGGGCGCAGAAGGGCGATGCGCTCGCGCTCGACATCTTCGACTTCCAGGCACGCGCGCTTGGTTTGCACGTGGCGAATCTCGCCATGGCGCTCGATCCCGAGTTCGTGGTCATCGGCGGTGGACTGATCGATCCGGAGTCGACGACGCCCGAATTTCGGGAGCGTTATCTCGGTGGTATCCGGTCGGCGGCGCTGCCATATCTCTTCCCGGCGCAGCGGGAGAAGCTGAAGATCGTAGCGGCTTCGCTGGGCGAGCTCTCGCAGGCAATCGGTGCTGCGCTGGTCGCGCTCTACTCGGCGCGCGCACGCTGA
- the thiD gene encoding bifunctional hydroxymethylpyrimidine kinase/phosphomethylpyrimidine kinase yields MKRRTRAKNSLPVALSIAGSDSGGGAGIQADLLTFAALGVFGTTAITCLTAQNPDGVSAVHEAPTEMVREQIHQVATFFAPAAVKTGMLFSAAIVDVVATFAAAHRRTRIVVDPVMVATSGARLLREDAIVALCDRLFPHAALVTPNLDEAAVLLGRRPADRGEIVDAAEELATRFRVPFLLKGGHLEGDRLVDVFARPRALPVVHSGRRVHDVDTHGSGCTLSAAVAALLARGHALEEAVALGRRFLQRGLKRPLEVRGRRFIAHG; encoded by the coding sequence ATGAAACGACGCACCCGCGCCAAGAACTCGCTGCCCGTCGCACTCTCGATCGCAGGCTCCGACAGCGGCGGCGGCGCAGGCATCCAAGCGGACCTGCTCACGTTCGCCGCGCTCGGCGTGTTCGGCACGACCGCGATCACTTGCCTCACGGCGCAGAATCCCGACGGCGTGAGCGCCGTCCACGAAGCCCCGACCGAGATGGTGCGCGAACAGATCCACCAGGTAGCGACGTTCTTCGCACCCGCCGCGGTCAAGACCGGCATGCTCTTCAGCGCCGCGATCGTCGACGTGGTCGCGACGTTCGCCGCCGCCCATCGGCGCACCCGTATCGTCGTCGACCCCGTCATGGTCGCCACGAGCGGCGCCCGCCTGCTGCGCGAAGACGCGATCGTCGCCCTGTGCGACCGTCTCTTCCCTCACGCCGCCCTCGTGACGCCCAACCTCGACGAAGCCGCCGTCCTGCTCGGGCGGCGCCCCGCCGATCGCGGCGAGATCGTCGACGCCGCCGAAGAGCTCGCGACGCGCTTTCGCGTGCCGTTCCTGCTCAAGGGAGGACACCTCGAGGGCGACCGGCTCGTCGACGTGTTCGCACGTCCTCGTGCGCTGCCCGTCGTCCACTCCGGCCGGCGTGTCCACGACGTGGATACACACGGCAGCGGCTGCACGCTCTCCGCCGCCGTCGCCGCCTTGCTCGCGCGCGGGCACGCACTGGAGGAAGCCGTGGCGCTCGGCCGACGCTTCCTCCAGCGCGGCTTGAAACGCCCGCTCGAGGTCCGCGGTCGCCGCTTCATCGCACACGGCTGA
- a CDS encoding DMT family transporter: MERPPWITRTFAVAALATTSCLLWGSAYPAIKSGYALLGIERSDTAAQLVFAGWRFLGAGALLLALGAAIGRTLRPSGLRDFRGLVALGLFQTALQYVFFYIGLAHTSGVKGAILNATGTFFSVLLAHVIYHDDRLRPARALACLIGFTGVVVVNLGAGFDAGFTLLGEGFVILAAFTLSAASIYGKRLSQRMDALVMTGHQLTLGGVVLLVCGYGAGGTIVLADVRSAAVLAYLVLLSAVAFALWSVLLKHNRVSRVAVFTFLIPVFGALLSALFVREPILETRYLAALVLVSVGVWLAAREPR, encoded by the coding sequence GTGGAACGTCCTCCTTGGATCACCCGCACATTCGCAGTGGCCGCGCTCGCGACGACGAGTTGCCTGCTCTGGGGCAGCGCCTACCCGGCGATCAAGAGCGGCTACGCACTGCTCGGCATCGAACGCAGCGACACCGCCGCGCAGTTGGTCTTCGCCGGTTGGCGCTTCCTCGGTGCCGGAGCGCTGCTCCTCGCGCTGGGAGCCGCGATCGGCAGGACACTCCGCCCATCTGGTCTGCGCGATTTCCGCGGGCTCGTGGCGCTCGGCCTGTTTCAGACCGCGCTGCAATACGTCTTCTTCTACATCGGACTCGCGCACACCTCGGGCGTGAAGGGCGCGATCCTCAACGCCACGGGCACCTTTTTCAGCGTCCTGCTCGCGCACGTGATCTACCACGACGACCGCCTCCGCCCGGCCCGCGCACTCGCGTGCTTGATCGGTTTCACCGGTGTCGTGGTCGTGAACCTCGGTGCCGGATTCGACGCCGGATTCACGTTGCTCGGCGAAGGGTTCGTGATCCTCGCGGCCTTCACGCTCTCCGCTGCGTCGATCTACGGCAAACGTCTCTCGCAACGCATGGACGCGCTGGTGATGACCGGCCATCAACTGACACTCGGCGGAGTCGTCCTCCTCGTTTGCGGCTACGGGGCCGGAGGCACGATCGTGCTCGCCGACGTGCGCTCCGCCGCCGTGCTTGCGTACTTGGTGCTGCTCTCGGCCGTCGCGTTCGCGCTCTGGAGCGTGCTGCTCAAGCACAACCGCGTGAGTCGCGTGGCCGTATTCACGTTCTTGATACCGGTCTTCGGCGCCTTGCTCTCCGCCCTCTTCGTGCGCGAGCCGATCCTCGAGACCCGCTACCTCGCGGCGCTCGTGCTCGTCTCGGTCGGAGTGTGGCTGGCGGCGCGCGAGCCGCGGTGA
- a CDS encoding arsenate reductase family protein, with translation MTTVYTYSGCDTCRRAVKWLRARKIEFTEKPIRQTPPTTAELSAMLRHQNGELRRLFNTSGQDYRAAGLKDELPTLQPAQALALLAANGNLVKRPFVLGPDFGLVGFDEALWSRTFA, from the coding sequence ATGACGACCGTCTACACCTACTCCGGCTGCGACACGTGCCGCCGGGCCGTGAAGTGGCTTCGTGCCCGGAAGATCGAGTTCACGGAGAAACCGATCCGGCAAACACCGCCGACCACGGCCGAACTCTCCGCCATGCTGCGCCATCAGAACGGCGAGCTGCGGCGCCTCTTCAACACCTCCGGGCAGGACTACCGCGCGGCTGGGCTCAAGGACGAGTTGCCCACGCTCCAGCCCGCCCAAGCGCTCGCCCTTCTCGCCGCCAACGGCAATCTCGTGAAGCGCCCCTTCGTGCTCGGCCCCGACTTCGGACTCGTCGGTTTCGACGAGGCACTGTGGTCGCGAACCTTTGCCTGA